TAAACCCCAAGCATCCAAACTACCACTTGCGCCACTTGCTCCTGTTGCGCCTGTTATTCCTGTATTTCCTGTTGCGCCTGTTGCGCCTGTTATTCCTGTGTTTCCTGTTGCGCCTGTAATTCCAGTTGCTCCCTGTGGCCCTAGTATGTTTGCAATGGAAGCCCATCCTGAAATTAATTTTACATATACATCTCCGTTGGAATCATTCAAATAATAATCTCCAGTAACTCCTAATCCAACACCTGGTACGCCTGCACCATTATACCACACACTCCCATTTGTTAATGTTGTGCCTATTACAACACCAGTTCCGTTTGTGCTTAAAATTTTGTTCCATAATGCGGAATTTGTTATTTTAATTCCATACATGGGTGTTGTTTGCGCATTTGCAAAAAGCGAAGCAAAAACAAAGAATACGAGAATTGTTTTTTTAATACTGTTTTTCATTTTTTATCTGAGTTTACATAAATAAAATAGAGTTCCTATATCGGGAACGGTAATATCAAATCCTGCAAGCGTTACGCTGTTTATTGCATAAGGCATCCAATTACCTGATCCATCTTTACAAAATATTGTAATAAAATCGTAAGCCGCTAAAAATGCCGTAGTAAATGTTATTGGCTGGGCCACTCCAGGAGTACCAAGTGCAATTGTTCCTTTGCGTTCGTCTGTACCAGGGTTACCGCCGTCAATTTTAAGTAAAAACTTTGTAGGTGCGCTCACAGGCGTATCGCCCGGATCGGTAAATAGTAGAACTTCGTAAATGCTCTGAACTCCCGAAGCCGGATAAAATAACATTTGGTCGGGTTTATACGATGCGTCAGCATCGTAATTAACTACCCTGGAGTGTTCTAGTTTTTTATTTAATCCTATTCCTATTATCATTTATTTTGCACTTAGTGATTTTACAAATTTTTGATTTTTTGCATCTACTGAAATATGTTCTTTGTTTTTTGATACAATAGTTTTGCAAACAATATCTTTGCGGCTTGCTAACCAACTGCCAAATAAACCCTCGATGAAAAAAACTGAGATTGTGTATTTTACTCCAGTATCTTTTCGATGCTTATATTCTCGATTGATAAGGATACGCAGTAAATTATCTTCGGCTGTGTGCCCTAAACCTAAATCTGTTACATTAAAATAATTGATGATAGCCTTAAGCACTGTATTAATATATTCAATCATCAACTCAGGACGAATAATAAAATAATTGCAATAACAGTTTTTCCAAATGTCTTTTGTGTCTTTTATTTTGAAAGGTAAAATGCTTGTTTTATCAATTATTCCTGCAATTTCCTGACTTTCGAGAAAAGTATTTTTCCAAAATTCAGTTTCAAATTGATTGTTGTAATTCGAATAAATGAAACAGTCTGGCCGTCCGTTATGTTTAGCAACTTCGCCTAATAGTTCAGCATCGGTAAAAAATGTTTTTTCGCTTATTCGTGGGCTGGTGATTCCAACATAATCGTTTTTTTTGTCAATCAATCCGTTATCGCATAGATCGATTAATACTTGATTTTCGAAATATGGACTGAATTTTTTATTGAAGTATGGAGTAAATAAAGGTTGAAGCATTTTTTTTGTTGCTTCGTTGTAATAGATTTGGTGTATCTCCGTTTTAATATCAGGAAGACTTTCGTACATGGTATTTTTTTTGATTAATCCAATACCACCAAACGACTCAGATGAGTCGCTGAACTCCCTGGTATGATCTGTTTCGACTTCTATTTGGTCCCAAAATTCGGAAACATAACAATTTTGCACCGCATGAAATTCCGATTTTTTTATATCGTGAAAAACAATGTAACCACCGTTTTTAACGAATTTTTTATACAGCATGTAATCAGTACGTGCGCCATAATAGCTATGATCGCCATCAATGAAAAGCAAATCAAGTTTTTTGCTACCAAGGAAACGGCGACATAATGCAGCTTCGCATTGGTCAACAATTTTTGCATCGTGTGAGTTTCCCGAAATAAAACAAATTTCGTTATCCGATTCGATTTGTAGTTTTTTATTTCGTTCGGAAATTTCAGCTGCAGTTAGGCCGCCCCATTTTCCGCCGGGAAGATCTATACTAATTTTTATACCGCCCTTTTCGAACGATTTAAGAAACATGAAAAAGGTACCGCCATAATGCGTACCAATTTCGGCAAAATTTTTTATTTTTTTGTCCGAAAGGAAATCAAGCAAGGCCGAAATTTCGCTTTCGACCTGCTTGATTTGAAAATTATTTTGTGCTATTTTAAATAATGTTTTTTTCATTTTAATTGCTGCTTAAAAAGTTTAAATTATTCGGCTGTGGATGGAAAATCTTTTACCATGATCCATAATTCAATATCACCATCGGTTAAACCAAGAGTTGACATTGCATCAACAACTGCTAAAACGAAATCTATATTTTGCGGATAGGTAGCATCTTTTGTTTGTTCAATCGTTGCATCTACTGATGATACAAGATAATCGCCAACTGCTTTTGATGCGCTTGCGTTGGTATCGAAACGGATTAATTTTGCACGGCTTTCTCCTGTTACAAAAATATCAAGAGTAATACCGGCAGCATCACATGCCACTTGTGTATTAACTTTTAATAATGCACCAGCAATGTATTTATTTGCTGGAACAGCATCAACTACTGTAAATGTATAGGTGCTCTCTGCTGCAATTGCCTGCAAATCTGCTTGGTCGGCTGCAAATACTTTAATTAATTCGCTGTCGTTTGCATCTACCAAATTGGCTGTTGAGTATTCAACGCCATCAATTCTGATAGAACTGTTTACATTATCTAATGATTTAATGTGTTCCAAAAATGTAACTAATGAAACTCCTACTCTTGCGCCGTCGTTTTTGCGCGTTAAAATGATACTTGAATTTGTTGCTGTCATGATTTTTGTTTTTTAATGATTAATAATTATTTTAATAAAGTAAATTTGGATTAGAAGAACCTAGTTCATCGTTTTCGGTATATCTAGTTTTAGATGGATTTGCAGGCCTCATATTTTGGGAAAATTCTTTTAAATTTAAGTTTGTTTTTCCTGATTGTTTTCCGTCTTTATTGAGTTTTCTTTCTGATTTTTCATCGGGACTAAAATCAGCAGGAAGTAATGCTACAGCTTTATCGGTTAACATTTCCGATTCAACACCTTGATTCAAGTCGGCATTTATTTTTTTGGTTTGCAAGTTGATGGTTGTTATAGCTACTGGTGCGTTTTTTCCTGATTTTATAATCATAAGAGCAAAGCCTTGGCCTTCGGACGAAACAAGGAAAGCATATTTACCAAATATTTTTTTAGTTGTGGTTTTGTCGGTATATAATTTTGTTCCTTCCATTACATTGCCGCCAATACCTGCCGACATTTTGTAACGAACCTTTTTTCCTATAAAATCAACATTTTCAATACTGATTTTTGGCTTTGCTTTAAAACTAACTAAAGCAGCTATTCCTCCCAATATTCCTACTACTATTCCAGTTTTTGCTATTGCTTTCAAATATCTTTTTTTTTATAAATTAATATCCAAAACTACCGTAAGAATCACCAGAGCCTGATCGGGCGACACTCTCTTTTGAAAAATCAAAATTTGCTCTGTTATCGCTTTCGCTAGCTTCTTTTTTGTTGGTTAATGTTTTATTTGCAAGTTTGGAAAATGCATCAAAGATTTTTAATCCTTTGTTTTCCTTTTTTACCGGTGCAGTTGCTTTTATTGGCACTACGGTTTTATTAACACTAGTTTTTGCTGGTGTTTTTTTATTTGATGATGCAGCCACCACACCAATTACAACGGCTGCTACCCCTGCTGCTATTCCTACTTTTGCTATTGTTTTCATTTAATTTTCTTTTTTTTGGGTTTTAACAATTTGGTTAATCCGAACACTGTTGCTCCTATTAATACGCCTGTCCAGATTCCGGATCGGCTTTTTTTTTTAATTGGTCAATAACAGCCATTATTTCCTTGTTTGCTTTAATCATTATTGCATTTCCGGTTGATATACGATAATCGCTGGCTGCCTTTACAAGTGCATCAGGGTTGGTAACACCTTTTGCAACTTTATCATTCATTATCGCGGCAAACTTATTAAACCAACCTGATCCGTTCCAAACCAAGTAAATAAATGTAAACACTAATCGATCATCACTTTCGATTATCTGTCGTGCTTTTGGCGTTAGTTTTTTAAGCATCCAATTTTCGTAAATCGGTTGCATAAATTCACCAACTAATTTTTTTAATGGTGCATATAGTGATCCGCCCTTATAATTGTAACGCCAATTAGTAGAAGCTCCAGCGTTATCTATCATTTGCCAAAATTTAGCAAATGATGGCGATGGAGAATAAAAATTTTTGCGATCAATACCCAAAAATGTTTCCCCCGATGTAGCATAATAATTATGGGGATCTTTAATTTCTCCTGATCTGATCATGTTTTGATGAAAATAGCCACCCTCGAAATTATCAATGATGAAACCTGTAATACTATTAAAACGTGCTGGAGTTATACTCATGATTTGGTTTTTTATATGGTTACTGATTGTTCGTTTTGTAATAAAATTATTTTAGCTATTCCAGGGTGCGAATCCTGAATTTTTGCAAATTCGGATTGTGCCATAAGTTTGGCATCAGTTTGAAGCGTATAGAATGCGTATTTTGTTTTTCCTGTTACAACACTTTCAATATAGTCTGCACCGTCTTTATGAAACAACTTACCGGTTGCAACTCCAATATTCATTTTTGTTGTTACAGGATATGTTTGAAATTGAATTAATTTATCCCAACTTGCATTCGGGAAAAAAACTTTCCTGTAAACTGTTGTGCTTCTATTTGGCACAACCACCTTACCTACGTTAGCAGTAATAACTTTTTCGTAAGGTGTTTTGTCACGTTTTGCCCGGTTGAGAAATTCCTGATAATTGGCTGGTGTCATTGTTTGGCTTAAAATTTCGTAAACATTGGCGCTGTATAATTCCGAGAAAACTTTTTCAATTGTAGCAAGTTTAATTATTTGGCTTCCATACTCTAACATTCGCTTATCGTTGCTGGTTTCCCAAACTTTAATTTCGCCCCAAACTTTATCTAATAAGTTAAGAGGATTAATTAAATTGCCTGTGGGCTTGTAACGCTGTGGTATTTCTTCCCACATTTGCATAGCTGTGGTTATGTCAGGATCGTTAGCAGCTGCTTTGAGCCATTTGCGTTTTTTGGCTTTATCCATTTGTTTTTTTATGGCAACTAATCCAACACCAACACCACCAACAATGAAGGCGGTTTTAACAAAACTACCAACTTTATTAGTAATATTAATAGCAGTATCTTTCACATCTTTGCGAAGTGCTGGATCAGATGCAAGTTTTGCTGCGAGGATTGGATTGCCTAGATTTTTACTCATTTTGCTTTCTTTTTAAATGGATTTTTAAAGCCTCCAGTAGCCCACGCAATTGCGCCTGCACCCGCAGTAATTCCTAATAAAATTTTAAAAATATTTCCTGATCCAGCTTCACCGGGTTTTTTAGTATAAGGTATTGTTTCGGTATTAACATCTGTATTTGTTGGCGGTATTGTATCGCTTCCTCTTGCTGGTGGAAGCGTATCGAAAGTTGGTGCAGGTGCTGTTCCGCTTGGCGTTAATGGTTGTGTGTTTGTGGCCGCATCAACAACATCGGTATTAACCCATCCTTTATAAACAACTCCAGCTATACTTGCTTGAATTTCGCACAATATTTTTGCATCAAGGTTTGCAATTTTCCCTGTCGAAATACCAATAAGTTTACCCGGTTCTTTAACTGGGACAATAAAATAATTACCAGCTACGCCAGTAGGTACAAATGCTTGTACCATGCTATAACTTTTTTTTGTAGTAATTTTTTTATTTACCAGCGTTTCTAAATTACGTTGGTTAGTTAATCTGAGTACTGTTAGTTGATAAGCCATAATTACAAAAATTTAAGTGCCTTTTTTACAACCGAAGGCGTTTTTACTATTTTTTTTGCCAATGTTAAAAATTCAGCATCGGTTAATTGCGTGCGTGCTGCTGTTAAAATACCAATTGCTGCATCGTGTAACTCTTTTGCTTTTGTGTAGTCCGATGCTTCTATTTCTTTTGAAAATGTGAAAGTTGCCATGTTGCTGCTTTTTTAGTTGGTTTTTAATTGGGTTATAAAATTGTTCAATTTATTTTTGAATAAATTGATTTCGATATTTTCAAAATTCAATTCCTGATCCGATATCATTGTATCTACCACAAACCAAATGCGTTTAACTGCATTTAAATTTAATGTTTCGATGAGAGGGTGCAGGTTCCCTAGGTAACCAGCTCTTTCTTCCGCACCAGGTTCAGGAGTGGTTGCTAATTGCTGTTCGGTGCTTGTGTTGTTATCTGGCTGTTCATCTTCCTCAATGCCTGCCAAACTTTCTAATTTTGATGCAAATCCAGCAAAGCCCGATTCTTTTAATAATCCGGCGTATAACTTAAGTTGATTATTTTTTGATATTTTGGCTTCGTAAACATCAATTATTTTGTCCTTATCGTCAATGTCTTTTTTAAGTTCAAGAACTTCCTTTTTTAATTCTAAAAGCTCTCTCTCACGTTCTTTTTCGTTGAATTTTTGTTCAACTAAACCATTTATGGCCGCTGCATCAAACTGCATTTGTTGTGGCTGTTGTACTGCTTGCTGTACTTGTGGTATTTCAACTGCTGGTTGAGTCTCTATTTTTGTAAAATCAATTACTTTTGGAGGATATGATTTTTTTTCATCAAAAACTGTTATTATTATTTTTTCGGGTGCATAGGCTTTTATTTGAGCTAAAATATTGGCTTTAGCTCCTTTTAATTCGCCTTTTTCAATTGCGACAGTTTTTTTACCATCACAAACATTTTCGATTTTAAGATGTATTTGCGCATCTTTATTGTTGCGTAGAATCGCTGTTTTTATATAATAAAGCGAATGTACTACACCATCAATTATATTGTCAATTTCTGCCATGCTGCTGCTTTTTTAATTTTTAATTGTTTCGATAAGTAGATTAAATTTTTCAGTTAATAATTCAATCAGTGTTTGTTTTTCTTCTGTTTTTTGTGGTATGTGGCTATCAGGAATAACTTGAATAAATTCGATGCTTTGCTTTACTGGAGTTGCAGGGACAAATATTCTGATGTTTCCCGAAAATGCTTTGAGAAAATTAATTTCGGTACCAATTTCTAAAGCTTCGGTAATTTGGTATGCTTCAGTGTCGGAAACGATAATTGTACCTATAGCTAACTTATCCGAAACAAGCCACCAATATTCATTTGATGCTGTAAATGAATACACCGTTGCGCTTGAATAATTAGTAATAATTTGCTTCTTTTTAAGCAAACAATTTTTCATGTCGTAGCCTTTACGAGTTAAAAAATTTTCTATGTAAGCTGTAATTAGATCCATGGTTTATTTTTTAAGTTTATCGGCTTTTCGCTGGGCAATGCATTCAAGAATAATTAAAACTTTGTAGGGTTGAAAAACTGGAGGGCCTACGCCAGTTTTATAGGCCGTATTTGCGTCAAAATAATGTCCATCAATCAATTCGCCTGGGTACATTGGCTCGTTTAATGTTAGTGGATACGACAATCTTCCTGACGGTGTTCTATCGTAGCCAATTAGCCAATTAATTGGATGCACTTTTTGATTATTAAATTGAAGGCTAAATTCGCCTATTTTAATTCGTTGCGATGTAGTGTCAACATAGCTATTAACAAGGGCAAAAACTCCCACGCACTTCAAAATGTGCGAGGGGATTTTTTGCTCTATTTGTATAACTTGTTGCGCGCTTGTTACAGATATTTCGTCTAAGATAACTTTACGAATTATTTCGTTTTTTGCCAACATGTTTTTGTTGTTTAATTTTTATAAATAACTACTCTGTTTTTTCCTCTTTAGGTTCCTCAATATTTTCCAAGCGAACGCTTAATATTGCCGTATAAGGAAATGTAACGCCTGTTGCGTTTCCGCCGTCTGTTAATTTTCCTTTAACAAGATTATTTTTGGCTTCCTCTTTTAACGGATTGTGCTTTGTTCCGCTATAATAGGTTTCGTTTGGTGAAACATCGTGTAACTCCTTTGTTGAGTGTAAACGAGCCGGGTGTCCCTCTAAAAAAACGTCTTCTCCTGCTATATTCAAACTTATGCTAGTGCCGAATAAGCTTCCATCATAAGGTAAAACAAGAGCAATGCCTGTAATGTATTTATAATTAATGTCGACTGCTTTCTCGAACGATACAGCTGCGGACTCGCTAGGTATAATTATAGAAATGTCTTCGTATTTTACTCGTTTTGCATTCATAGCTAACTCCTTTTTTTAAATGATTAATAAAAAAAGGGGAAGGGATAGTACCCTTCCCCTTTTTTAAATATAAATTCGGAATGATTAGCGTTTGTTGGTAATAGTTCCTATTAACATCAATTTTAACCATGCATACTGAACTGCTGCAGTTTTCCAGAACATATTAAATTCGATGTCCTTTTGTGTCTGAATTAACACTGGATTATCAAGTTTATAATATCCTTTTGGAACTTGTTGTAATTCGGTATCGAAAATAGCGCATGATGATAATGGTATGATTTCTCCACCATTTGCTTTTAATTCAAATTCGCCATTTGCAACTACTGCTGGGATAAGATCAAAATCTACATTTCCTGGATCGGTTGTGCTTGAATTTACACCATACATCAAACGTACTGCATGCAGCAAAAATACCTGGTCTTTTTGTAACTGACGGAACTGTAAATTTCCAATGCCAAAAGCTTTGGTATCGTCGGTGTTTAAAACTTTCTTCTCGGTAACTTGAGAAATAGAAGCTGTACGATAAAAAGCCACGTCAGCCAAGCGATAATCACCAGCGTTTATTTTTGCGCCAATACCATCACCTTTTAACAATGAAAGGCGTTTTAAAAATTCGTCCTTACTTGTCATGTTTGCACTTCCACCGCCAACTGAAGCAGCTGGCTTGCCTGTAATAGCAGTCATCACCTTTGCTCTTTGAGCTGGTGCGAGTGCGCTAATTTCACCCAAAAGGGATACTAATTCGTCGTCGTTTAGACCACTGATTGCATAAGCAGGATCAATATTTCCTGACATAACTCCGTTTAAAATCATAATGTTGTTGTTTTTTAGTTAATAAATAATAATAATTGAAATTTAATTGAATTGGGGTTTTTAATTTTTATTGTAATAAGTTTGATTCTACTTCTTCATAATCTTCAAATCCTTCGAAGTTTGAATTATTTTCTAATTCCATGAAAGATTTGTTTTGCTCATTTTGAAGTTCAGGAAGATCAGCATTGTAATCGATTTTTAACTTTACGGTATCGTCAGTCAAGCCTAAGCCTGCCAAAAGATCCTTTTTTACGTAAACGCGAACTCCTTCTCTAATACCTGCACCAGCTACACCGGCAGCTACGAGTTTAAGATTGTTGTTTTT
The Candidatus Babeliaceae bacterium DNA segment above includes these coding regions:
- a CDS encoding class I SAM-dependent methyltransferase, with amino-acid sequence MKKTLFKIAQNNFQIKQVESEISALLDFLSDKKIKNFAEIGTHYGGTFFMFLKSFEKGGIKISIDLPGGKWGGLTAAEISERNKKLQIESDNEICFISGNSHDAKIVDQCEAALCRRFLGSKKLDLLFIDGDHSYYGARTDYMLYKKFVKNGGYIVFHDIKKSEFHAVQNCYVSEFWDQIEVETDHTREFSDSSESFGGIGLIKKNTMYESLPDIKTEIHQIYYNEATKKMLQPLFTPYFNKKFSPYFENQVLIDLCDNGLIDKKNDYVGITSPRISEKTFFTDAELLGEVAKHNGRPDCFIYSNYNNQFETEFWKNTFLESQEIAGIIDKTSILPFKIKDTKDIWKNCYCNYFIIRPELMIEYINTVLKAIINYFNVTDLGLGHTAEDNLLRILINREYKHRKDTGVKYTISVFFIEGLFGSWLASRKDIVCKTIVSKNKEHISVDAKNQKFVKSLSAK